The DNA sequence ATCGACGTAATCAAGAGGGTCCTGGAGGCCCGGTGTCCTGGAGCTGTTTCATGCGCAGATATCATCCATCTTGCCACTAGAGATGCTCTGAAATTGGTGCGTTTTCCTTTTCCAAGTTTATATCTgccttaaattaattaatctaatTATTTTTTGGGCATTCTATGGTATAATTTTTCTAGCTAGCTAAATACTGATTTTACATATTCAATCCACCATTTAATCTGGTGCAAAATTTTGTAACTAGTCAATTCAATCATCCCACACATTGTAGTCTTTTGAATTGAGACGACGTTTTAAGCCAGTTATGACCATGAACATGATCAGATAACGAAAATGTGGTTAAAATTGAAATATGCAGTCAGGGGCACCGTCTTACCCTGTTCTCCTGGGAAGACGAGATGGATTCGAATCAAATGCAGCTTCAGTAAAGCTTCCCTCGCCCTCCATTTCCTGGCAATCGGCTCTTGCATTTTTTCAATCCAAGGGTCTAGACGTTCAAGACATGACTACTCTTTTAGGTAATGAGTTCgattaattagattttattatACATGAAATAAGCTTTGATAATTTAGTACTAAAGGGGTGTTTGGATGGTAAGGGGGAATGATAACCGGAAACAGAGTATCCCAAGGGTGTGGAATGAATAATATACCCGGGAATGAGATTCTGATTTCATacaataaaattgttttttagaaacttgcctgCTTTTGAAATAACCAATCTGTATTCTGTAATTCAGGAGGACACACAATGGGCAGAACACACTGCTCCTACATTCTTGATCGTCTCTACAACTTCAACAACACAGGTAAACCGGATCCAACAATGAATAAATCTCTACTAGAAAGCTTACGACAGACATGCCCGTTGAACAATACAAAGAGACCGAGCCAGCAAGTCGCCTTTCTTAATCCAGATAACGGCAAAGACTACAACTTCACCAACTCTTACTACAAAAGAGTGCTGGCAAATAAATCTGTCCTTGGAGTTGATCAGCAGCTACTCTACGGAACAGACACGAAAGAATTGACAGATGAATTCGCGACTTACTTTGAGGAATTCCGCAGGAGTTTTGCTTTATCAATGACTCGAATGGGAGGCATTCAAGTGCTGACAGGAAACAAGGGCGAAATTCGCAAAAACTGCAGAGTCAGAAACAAATCATAGTGGCCTGTTTTCCCATTCATTACAGTTATTCATAAGCTAATAACTTGAAAATTGCTTCATGTATCGTAAATTTGATGCCAAATGAGGAACTAATAATATGACATCAAACAAACTTAATCATGCATGCACAATATCGACTTTTATCATCTCTTCTTCATTGACAGGGGAGCTTTGTTTTTTTAGGTTAATGTTGTCAATATGATTTATTGATTTGCACCCAAACATTTCTAACACCTTAAATTTTGCGCTGGGGTAAGAACCAGATATAAAAAGTGAAAATCCATCAGTATCGAATATAGGCTTTAACGGCATAGAAACATTAAGAAAAAAGAAAGCCTGTTCATTTGGGACCTGCAGATCCAAAACTATCAAATGTCTTCCCTGAAAACGACTTCTCCCgtctctttttagttgtcacatttctattttattggttaaattgactaatttttaaccaaaaattataagtcactgttgtgagaggaattgatacaacacccccagaaccgtgtagcacaattatagggatatctgttacgactacgaaaatcacggctagctcttaggggctaccgttaacataaactaacaaaacaaatgagaaacaagtgtgtttaagggctgagcttgcaaagaaccaaacaacgaggccggaattacggaattccgtcctgcaattgcccggaaatatatgtcacaaaggttacacgtgcctctctttagagtgtagaactcgtgaaaatgatcctagtccctttgcaaggtgcctacataccctatatttatagggatcaagcccatgtagttctcgatttaggactctgaagagataagcccttatcccctctagtttaggataaaacagccttctttcagtagttatccagcggcatcccactccaagtaggttacttgaagccttcatcttcaacatatatccgaatattcttgaattatcttccccgATTGTAATTATCCCCATAATGCAtgtatttatctcttaattcgtagataaataatagctgatacactcccaatatgtctccaattcgtcccccttgaaacaaggaagaagagtcctatttggagtctgcctgccattctgcccaggcggcggaagccctgccagcggcatcccctagctgcagccccataactgcaagccagggtgCACTCAGCGATAACCCCCAGcagtggtaacccctaaagcgccttcaggtgctaCTCCATTTTGATGGCAGTCTTCATTAcgcttccaatgcaagtccatacaccttcttgtacaccttcaatgatccacccagccatggtgaagcccattattcttaaccaaatgattccaataagcccaagtgaagcccaaataacatgatgggctataaaataagcccagggagattttatggcacaacaactacccccggttccttgaagtattaaatacgagaggaacctaagaacggtaaccctcaatcatccagctgcaagcccttaaattatgtCAGAGATTAATCGTAtattatttctaagcttacgtgggcgtagcccggtgtaagaaacaagaaataattcagacaTAATTtccacacataattataaaaccaattatattaattcagttCAACCACCGcaagccttgaatatttattcccaaaataataaaaattattttccacgaATATGTCCGAGCTTCCGCAATTTTTATTCCACCTTTTCAGTTTCCCGCGTGTGCCATGTCAGTTTGTGATAAGGCTAATCCCAAAGATTTCggggtttaatttaaattcaaattgatttGAATTGTAACAGAAAATCCCCTAAATAGGTGGTGCAGTCGTAGAGCCCTAGCATGCCTCTACCTCTTCAGTCACCCACCTAGGCCTCGGGAAGCCCTGCGTCATCAAAGCCTTCTCCACGCCAAGCCAGTCACGGCACGCCACCTGGCGCAGCTGTCCCCCACTTCCCACAGCTATATATACACTTACACACAGCCTTGTTTCacttttcttttatctctcaAACACTCCACTCCACACTCTCTCTTCCGACCGAAGCACTTCCAGGCGCGCCTTACTCTTTCTCACCGGCGTTCACTTCTCCGTCTCCGTTTCCAACTTCCGACCAAAGGTATGCTCTCCTTGAGCCttcgtttttttatttttcttttacatttGCACCATGTCTGCAACTAAACGTTTGTATAATCCATGCCTATCTGCCTCCTTTTCTCTTGACTGTtcacctcggtatgcgtgcacacacccacattcGCCTTGTTTGACGTTACCATGCCCGATTGAACTACTGATTTGCCCTGCATGCCAGTATAGTTAAATATGTCCACTCATCCtttgaatatacacacaccactgGTTTTAATTGACCCCAATTAGGCCCTGATTGTTTCCCAACTGGGTTATC is a window from the Daucus carota subsp. sativus chromosome 8, DH1 v3.0, whole genome shotgun sequence genome containing:
- the LOC108198791 gene encoding probable peroxidase 61; this translates as MRREGFLCISVLGVALMMMMSLDMVGVKVEAATGLLPPAKPPLIRQYYKKLNTCANVESFVQFQVKKYWDNNRALTPKLVKLLYTDCMVNGCDASILLDGPQSEKTAPQNSGVGPGVYLVIDVIKRVLEARCPGAVSCADIIHLATRDALKLSGAPSYPVLLGRRDGFESNAASVKLPSPSISWQSALAFFQSKGLDVQDMTTLLGGHTMGRTHCSYILDRLYNFNNTGKPDPTMNKSLLESLRQTCPLNNTKRPSQQVAFLNPDNGKDYNFTNSYYKRVLANKSVLGVDQQLLYGTDTKELTDEFATYFEEFRRSFALSMTRMGGIQVLTGNKGEIRKNCRVRNKS